Below is a genomic region from Candidatus Campbellbacteria bacterium.
GAATCAATTCCTGCATTTTTTAGAACTATTGGATTTATCATCCCTGCGCCGGCAACTTCAAGAAAATTTCCATTACCATCTTTTATATCCACCTCAATACTCGGCTCGGTAAAAGGAAAATAACTGCTCCTCACTCTTGTCTCTGTCCCACCACCAAAAAATTCTTTAAAAAATATATCAAGTATCCCCAAAAGATCAGACATACTCTCCCTCTCACTCACAGCAAAACCCTCACACTGATAAAACTGCTCAATATGACTTGCATCAGTCGCTTCATTTCTAAAAACTTTACCAGGCACAATAACTTTTACAGGTGGCTCGTTTTTTTCAAGATACCTAACCTGAGTGTTTGAAGTGTGAGTCCGCATCAAAGAATTCTCACCAATCCAAAAAGTTTCTTGCATCTCTCGAGACGGATGATGTT
It encodes:
- the pheS gene encoding phenylalanine--tRNA ligase subunit alpha — its product is MDKEGHIHPIFRIQGEIVDIFSEYGFVVESGPELETPHYNFDVLNMPKHHPSREMQETFWIGENSLMRTHTSNTQVRYLEKNEPPVKVIVPGKVFRNEATDASHIEQFYQCEGFAVSERESMSDLLGILDIFFKEFFGGGTETRVRSSYFPFTEPSIEVDIKDGNGNFLEVAGAGMINPIVLKNAGIDSRKYRGFAFGFGVDRLAMLRYGIDDIRLFYKGDLRFINQF